One Pantoea trifolii DNA segment encodes these proteins:
- a CDS encoding ABC transporter permease, with protein MMSLLSFGADGWGRLILSAACTTLLLSLVALMMGAVVGSGVAAAKLSPQRWLRWLGESYSVVFRGIPELLVIYLFYFGGSGLITLVGQMFGADGFIEAPPFLIGALAIGLISGSYQGEVYRAARLALSKGEVEAAVAIGMPRWRIAQRILLPQVVRYALPGMSNVWQMSLKDSALVSVTGIVELMRASQVAAGSTRDYFTFYLIGGACYLVLTLVSNHAFRRAESRLGRAWQSRTAAQH; from the coding sequence ATGATGAGCCTGCTGAGTTTTGGTGCTGATGGTTGGGGCCGCCTGATCCTGAGTGCCGCCTGCACCACGCTGCTGCTATCGCTGGTGGCGCTGATGATGGGTGCGGTGGTCGGTTCCGGCGTGGCGGCCGCCAAATTATCGCCTCAGCGCTGGCTGCGCTGGTTGGGTGAAAGCTATTCAGTGGTGTTTCGCGGCATCCCGGAACTGCTGGTGATCTACCTGTTCTATTTTGGGGGATCCGGCCTGATTACGCTGGTTGGGCAGATGTTCGGCGCGGATGGCTTTATCGAAGCGCCGCCGTTCCTGATTGGTGCGCTGGCTATCGGGCTCATCTCTGGTTCGTATCAGGGTGAAGTGTATCGCGCGGCGCGCCTGGCGCTGTCGAAAGGCGAGGTGGAAGCTGCGGTGGCGATTGGTATGCCGCGCTGGCGCATTGCCCAACGTATTCTGCTGCCGCAGGTGGTGCGTTATGCGCTGCCGGGTATGTCGAACGTGTGGCAGATGAGCCTGAAGGATTCGGCGTTGGTGTCGGTCACCGGCATTGTCGAGCTGATGCGTGCCAGCCAGGTTGCGGCCGGATCCACGCGCGATTACTTCACTTTCTATCTGATCGGCGGCGCCTGTTATCTGGTGCTGACGCTGGTGTCTAATCATGCGTTTCGCCGGGCGGAATCGCGTCTTGGTCGTGCGTGGCAAAGTCGCACTGCGGCACAGCATTAA
- a CDS encoding ABC transporter permease, giving the protein MIDFAFLFDTFLKLSAALPVTLGLFISAFICGGILAIGILSLRMSRWRVLSGFARGYILVFRGSPLMIQLFLIYYGLGQFGVIRHSFVWPFLREPFICAVLALSLCTAAYTAEILRGALLAVPAGQVEAGLACGMSRWLLLRRIIAPIMLRYALPAYSTEAILLVKSTALASLVTVWDVTGVAQQIIQRTYRTMEVFVCAAAIYLILNFIIVQLYALLERRLTPAHRVAKKPLPAVKPLAGE; this is encoded by the coding sequence ATGATCGACTTCGCTTTTCTCTTTGATACCTTTCTCAAGCTGAGCGCCGCGCTGCCGGTGACGCTGGGCCTGTTTATCAGCGCCTTTATTTGCGGCGGCATTCTGGCGATTGGCATTTTGTCCCTGCGCATGAGCCGCTGGCGCGTGCTGAGCGGTTTCGCGCGCGGCTACATTCTGGTGTTTCGCGGCTCGCCGCTGATGATCCAGCTGTTTCTCATCTATTACGGCCTTGGGCAGTTTGGCGTGATCCGCCACAGCTTCGTTTGGCCGTTCCTGCGCGAACCCTTTATCTGCGCGGTGCTGGCGCTGTCACTTTGTACTGCGGCTTATACCGCCGAGATCTTGCGCGGTGCGCTGCTCGCGGTGCCAGCCGGGCAAGTGGAAGCGGGCCTCGCCTGCGGCATGTCGCGCTGGCTGCTGCTGCGCCGCATCATCGCGCCGATTATGCTGCGCTATGCCCTGCCTGCGTACTCCACCGAAGCGATTCTGCTGGTGAAATCCACCGCGCTCGCCAGCCTCGTCACCGTGTGGGACGTGACCGGCGTAGCGCAGCAGATTATTCAGCGTACCTATCGCACCATGGAAGTGTTTGTCTGTGCGGCGGCGATCTACCTGATTCTCAACTTTATTATCGTCCAGCTGTACGCGCTGTTAGAGCGTCGTCTGACCCCGGCGCATCGTGTCGCAAAAAAGCCGTTGCCCGCCGTTAAACCGCTTGCCGGAGAGTAA
- a CDS encoding ABC transporter ATP-binding protein, which yields MHSTSPVTLSATDIHKSFGAMEVLKGISLQAHKGDVISILGASGSGKSTLLRCINLLETPDAGVVSVGGETIEMKRHARGHQLAANPKQIERLRSRLGMVFQSFNLWSHMTVLQNVIEGPHYVLKRDKKSCIAQAEQLLDRVGLLNRKDFYPAQLSGGQQQRVAIARALAMDPEVMLFDEPTSALDPELVGEVLKVMRSLAEEGRTMLVVTHEMGFARNVSNRVVFMHQGTIDCQGAPEEMFGAEGSQRFKQFISSHHGAEQPA from the coding sequence ATGCATTCCACATCACCCGTTACCTTATCCGCCACCGACATCCATAAATCTTTTGGCGCGATGGAAGTTCTGAAAGGCATTTCGCTGCAGGCGCATAAAGGCGATGTCATCTCGATTCTTGGTGCCAGCGGCTCGGGAAAAAGTACTTTGCTGCGCTGCATCAACCTGCTGGAAACGCCGGACGCCGGTGTAGTGAGCGTTGGCGGTGAAACCATTGAGATGAAACGCCATGCGCGCGGCCATCAGCTGGCAGCCAATCCGAAGCAGATTGAGCGTTTGCGTTCACGCCTCGGCATGGTGTTCCAGAGCTTTAATCTGTGGTCGCACATGACGGTGCTGCAAAACGTCATCGAAGGGCCGCACTATGTGCTGAAGCGCGACAAGAAAAGCTGCATCGCCCAGGCGGAGCAGCTGCTGGATCGCGTCGGCTTACTCAATCGCAAAGATTTTTACCCGGCGCAGCTGTCGGGCGGTCAGCAGCAGCGCGTGGCGATTGCCCGCGCGCTGGCGATGGATCCGGAAGTGATGCTGTTCGATGAACCGACCTCAGCGCTCGATCCGGAGCTGGTGGGCGAAGTGCTGAAAGTGATGCGTAGCCTGGCCGAAGAGGGGCGCACCATGCTGGTGGTGACGCACGAAATGGGCTTTGCGCGTAATGTCTCTAACCGCGTGGTGTTTATGCATCAGGGCACTATTGATTGTCAGGGCGCGCCGGAAGAGATGTTTGGTGCCGAGGGATCGCAGCGCTTTAAGCAGTTTATCTCCAGCCATCACGGCGCGGAGCAGCCAGCATGA
- a CDS encoding HAL/PAL/TAL family ammonia-lyase, with the protein MTVVWGDGPLTWQELVQVARHDAELSLSVSAWQRIAQGRTIVDEIVASGQIAYGINTGLGALCNITLPEDQLSQLSRNTLLSHACGVGPLLTREQARAILCAAIANYSHGKSGVSVALVQHLLALLNQQITPQVPSQGSVGYLSHMAHIGLALIGVGDVEYQNQIMPAAQALTLAGLQPYRPGAKEGLSLVNGTPCMTGLSCLALDDAARLLDWADVTGAMSFEALRGQLVAFDAEVIALKASPGMQLSGQRLRDLLSDSPLLATSVGIRTQDALSLRSMPQVHGASRDQFDHAARQIETELNACTDNPLVLGTPDNWRVVSQANPHGESVAMAADLLAIAMAEVGSIAERRLDRLVNPLVSGLPAFLVAQPGVNSGMMIAQYVAASLCAENRQLAQPAVLDNYVTSGLQEDHLSLGTGAALKLLKLVGNVWQILAIEYLLAAQALDFHGEDQLAQGTAQALRRLRAVVANWQEDRWLAPEISRAVQVLKSGL; encoded by the coding sequence ATGACCGTGGTGTGGGGCGATGGCCCATTAACCTGGCAAGAGCTGGTGCAGGTGGCGCGGCACGACGCGGAACTCAGTTTGAGCGTCAGCGCCTGGCAGCGTATTGCGCAAGGGCGCACCATTGTCGATGAGATTGTCGCCAGCGGCCAGATTGCCTACGGCATTAATACCGGATTGGGCGCGCTGTGCAATATCACGCTGCCGGAAGATCAGCTTAGCCAGCTGTCGCGCAACACATTGTTGAGCCACGCCTGTGGTGTCGGCCCGCTGCTGACGCGTGAACAGGCGCGCGCCATTCTGTGCGCGGCCATCGCCAATTACAGCCACGGCAAATCGGGCGTGTCGGTGGCGCTGGTGCAGCATCTGCTGGCGCTGCTCAATCAGCAGATTACGCCGCAGGTGCCGTCGCAGGGTTCGGTGGGCTATCTCAGCCATATGGCGCATATCGGGCTGGCGCTGATTGGTGTTGGTGACGTCGAGTATCAAAACCAGATTATGCCTGCCGCGCAGGCATTAACGCTGGCGGGATTGCAGCCCTATCGTCCGGGTGCCAAAGAGGGTTTGAGCCTGGTCAACGGCACGCCGTGCATGACCGGCTTATCCTGCCTGGCGCTGGATGATGCGGCGCGTTTACTGGATTGGGCGGATGTCACCGGCGCGATGAGTTTCGAGGCGCTGCGTGGACAGCTGGTGGCTTTTGATGCCGAGGTGATCGCGCTGAAAGCCAGTCCGGGCATGCAATTGAGCGGTCAGCGTTTACGCGATCTGCTGAGTGATAGCCCGCTGCTGGCGACCAGCGTTGGTATTCGTACCCAGGATGCGCTCAGCCTGCGCTCCATGCCGCAGGTGCACGGCGCCAGCCGCGATCAGTTCGATCACGCGGCGCGCCAGATTGAGACCGAACTTAATGCCTGCACCGATAATCCGCTGGTGCTCGGCACGCCGGATAACTGGCGCGTGGTGTCTCAGGCTAACCCGCACGGCGAATCGGTGGCGATGGCGGCGGATCTGCTGGCGATTGCCATGGCGGAAGTCGGCAGCATCGCCGAGCGGCGGCTTGATCGTTTAGTCAATCCGCTGGTGAGCGGCTTACCGGCGTTTCTGGTGGCGCAGCCGGGCGTTAACTCCGGCATGATGATTGCGCAGTATGTGGCGGCGTCACTGTGTGCGGAGAATCGTCAGCTGGCGCAGCCGGCGGTGCTGGATAACTATGTGACGTCGGGTTTGCAGGAGGATCATCTCAGCCTCGGTACCGGCGCGGCGCTGAAGCTGCTGAAGCTGGTGGGCAACGTATGGCAGATTCTGGCGATTGAGTATCTGCTGGCGGCGCAGGCGCTGGATTTCCACGGCGAAGATCAGCTGGCGCAAGGGACGGCGCAAGCATTGCGTCGCCTGCGCGCGGTGGTTGCCAACTGGCAGGAAGACCGCTGGCTGGCGCCAGAGATTTCGCGTGCGGTGCAGGTGTTGAAGAGCGGTTTGTAA
- a CDS encoding flavin reductase family protein: MTRQRYSYQPRAGHGLPHDPLNAIVGPRPIGWVSSQSASGVRNLAPYSFFNCFNYHPPIIGFASSGWKDSVQNISETKEFVWNLATRPLAEAMNESSASVPSEQDEFALAGLTPLAASHVNVSMVAESPVNFECKLTQLIQLQDAQGNPIDSWLVMGEAVAIHIDESLLEEGIYQTAKAQPILRAGGPSAYYGISEELRFDLVRPDARR, encoded by the coding sequence ATGACTCGTCAGCGTTACTCTTATCAGCCCCGCGCTGGACACGGTTTGCCGCACGACCCTTTGAATGCGATCGTCGGCCCTCGCCCCATTGGTTGGGTCAGCTCGCAAAGCGCCAGCGGCGTACGCAATTTAGCGCCCTACAGCTTCTTTAACTGCTTCAACTATCATCCGCCGATTATCGGTTTCGCCAGCAGTGGCTGGAAAGACAGCGTGCAGAATATCTCGGAGACCAAAGAGTTTGTCTGGAATCTGGCCACGCGTCCGCTGGCCGAGGCGATGAATGAGAGCTCCGCATCGGTGCCGTCTGAACAGGATGAGTTTGCGCTGGCAGGATTAACGCCGCTTGCCGCATCACACGTCAATGTCAGCATGGTGGCGGAAAGCCCGGTGAATTTTGAGTGTAAGTTGACGCAGCTGATTCAACTGCAGGATGCGCAAGGCAACCCAATTGATAGCTGGCTGGTGATGGGCGAAGCGGTCGCCATTCATATTGATGAATCACTGCTGGAAGAAGGGATCTATCAAACCGCCAAAGCGCAGCCAATCCTGCGTGCCGGTGGCCCGTCGGCCTATTACGGCATCAGCGAAGAACTGCGCTTTGATTTGGTGCGCCCGGATGCGCGCCGCTGA
- the rlmF gene encoding 23S rRNA (adenine(1618)-N(6))-methyltransferase RlmF produces the protein MNKPAATSPFHPRNRHQGRYDFAALTAAHPPLAVKVRPNGYGELSVDFADPEAVMLLNQALLKLFYNLNWQLPAGYLTPPVPGRADYVHALADLLASDNGGVVPRDLDVMDIGCGANCIYPLIGNAEYGWRFTGTDITAEAITVAGQIVASNPGLQRAVRLRRQKDTSAIFAGVVHKNERYHAVLCNPPFHSSAEEAASVGQRKTRNLGLGKNAPLNFGGHHNELWCDGGERKFVGQMIAESVAHSDHIIWFTSLVSRKENLPALRDQLRDLDAYEVRIIEMAQGQKQSRFIAWTFQPPATRAKRLKR, from the coding sequence ATGAACAAGCCAGCCGCCACGTCACCTTTCCATCCGCGTAACCGCCATCAAGGCCGTTATGATTTTGCTGCTTTGACCGCAGCCCATCCGCCGCTGGCGGTGAAAGTGCGTCCCAACGGCTACGGCGAGTTGTCGGTGGATTTCGCCGATCCTGAAGCGGTGATGCTGCTCAATCAGGCGCTGCTGAAGTTGTTCTATAACCTCAACTGGCAGCTACCCGCAGGTTATCTGACGCCGCCGGTGCCGGGCCGTGCAGATTATGTGCATGCGCTGGCCGATCTGCTGGCAAGCGACAACGGCGGCGTGGTGCCGCGCGATCTGGATGTGATGGATATCGGCTGCGGCGCGAACTGCATCTATCCGCTGATTGGCAACGCCGAATATGGCTGGCGCTTCACCGGCACCGATATCACTGCCGAAGCGATTACCGTTGCCGGACAGATTGTGGCGAGTAATCCGGGCTTGCAGCGCGCCGTGCGTCTGCGTCGGCAAAAGGATACCTCGGCGATTTTCGCTGGCGTGGTGCATAAGAACGAGCGCTATCACGCGGTGCTGTGCAATCCGCCGTTCCATTCGTCTGCGGAGGAGGCGGCCAGCGTAGGTCAGCGTAAAACGCGTAACCTCGGCCTGGGCAAAAACGCGCCGCTCAATTTTGGTGGTCATCATAATGAATTGTGGTGTGACGGCGGCGAGCGCAAGTTCGTCGGCCAGATGATCGCTGAAAGCGTGGCGCACTCCGACCACATTATTTGGTTCACCTCGCTGGTCTCGCGCAAAGAGAATTTACCGGCGCTGCGCGACCAGCTGCGCGATCTTGATGCCTACGAAGTGCGCATCATCGAAATGGCGCAAGGGCAGAAGCAGAGCCGCTTTATCGCCTGGACGTTCCAGCCGCCAGCTACACGCGCCAAGCGGCTGAAACGCTAA
- the ybiO gene encoding mechanosensitive channel protein produces the protein MSSASPPWRLAMWLLFSLFTLFLIAPAQAVNLPQAVVAAQQSQTPATNSTTESEPSLDEKKAAYAALANILDNNASRQELIDQLRQAANSQSTSEPPVLAPPQANEEDPTVLESVTSVMREYGGAVAAQFVQLHDNITNAPHKAFNQQTFLNALKYFAALAASVFAFYWLTRRMMWPVWRRMGRWGRDQNLEGTKWLHLPAAILMAFVLDIVLLALTLFVGQIISDNYHNNNRTIAYQQGLFLNAFALIEFFKAVLRLIFCPRFPTLRFFHLTDARASYWNTRLSWLSGIIGYGLLVVVPIVSNQVNIQVAALVNMLIMGIMTGWALWLIFRNKSNIHQELSRLADRSMSFFALFIRAFGMVWHWLASAYFIALFLFSIFNPGDSLKFMMSATVRSLAIVVIAALISGMLTRWIGKTVTLSPDMRRNYPELQKRVNDWVKALLKLARVVTVFATLLLLLNAWNLFDLWHWLTLGTGQKMVDILIRIVMIVLLSAIGWTLLASLIESRLASDSHGRPMPSARTRTLLTLFRNALAVVISTITIMILLSEVGVNIAPLLAGAGALGLAVSFGSQTLVKDIITGIFIQFENGMNTGDLVTIGPITGTVERMSIRSVGVRQDTGAYHIVPWSSITTFANFVRGIGSFVANYDVARSEDTERVNQTLQSAVKELLENPEIRGMVIGEPSFAGLVGLTNHSFTVRVSFTTQPLKQWTVRFALDDKVKKHFDAAGIKAPHQTVEVMQTGSDIASAASLPALPPAQ, from the coding sequence ATGTCGTCTGCCAGCCCACCATGGCGTTTAGCCATGTGGTTACTCTTCAGTTTGTTCACCCTGTTTCTCATTGCCCCGGCGCAGGCGGTTAACCTGCCGCAGGCAGTCGTTGCAGCTCAGCAGTCACAAACCCCGGCAACGAATAGCACAACCGAAAGCGAACCCAGCTTAGACGAGAAAAAAGCCGCTTACGCCGCGCTGGCAAATATTCTGGATAACAACGCTTCGCGCCAGGAGCTGATCGATCAGTTACGTCAGGCCGCAAACAGTCAATCCACCAGCGAACCGCCGGTGCTGGCACCGCCGCAGGCCAATGAAGAAGATCCCACGGTGCTGGAGAGCGTCACCAGCGTAATGCGTGAATATGGCGGTGCGGTAGCCGCGCAGTTTGTCCAACTGCATGACAACATCACCAATGCGCCGCACAAAGCCTTTAACCAACAAACCTTCCTCAACGCGCTGAAATACTTTGCCGCCCTCGCCGCCTCGGTGTTTGCGTTTTACTGGCTGACACGCCGTATGATGTGGCCGGTCTGGCGACGTATGGGACGCTGGGGACGCGATCAAAATCTTGAGGGCACTAAGTGGCTACACCTGCCCGCTGCCATCTTAATGGCCTTTGTACTCGATATTGTGCTGCTGGCGCTGACGCTGTTTGTCGGGCAGATCATCAGCGACAACTATCACAACAACAACCGCACCATCGCCTATCAGCAAGGTTTGTTCCTTAACGCCTTTGCGCTGATTGAATTCTTTAAAGCGGTGCTGCGGCTGATTTTCTGCCCGCGCTTCCCCACGCTGCGTTTCTTCCACTTAACCGATGCGCGCGCCAGCTACTGGAACACGCGTTTGAGCTGGCTGAGCGGCATCATCGGTTACGGTTTACTGGTGGTGGTGCCGATTGTCTCCAATCAGGTCAACATTCAGGTAGCCGCGTTGGTCAATATGCTGATCATGGGGATCATGACCGGCTGGGCGCTGTGGCTGATTTTCCGCAACAAAAGCAACATTCATCAGGAGTTGTCGCGTCTCGCCGATCGCAGCATGAGCTTCTTTGCGCTGTTCATCCGCGCCTTCGGCATGGTGTGGCATTGGCTGGCCAGCGCCTACTTTATCGCGCTGTTCCTGTTCTCGATCTTCAATCCCGGCGACAGCCTGAAGTTTATGATGTCCGCCACGGTCCGCAGCCTGGCGATCGTGGTTATTGCCGCGCTGATTTCCGGCATGCTAACGCGCTGGATTGGCAAAACCGTCACGCTGTCGCCTGATATGCGCCGCAACTATCCCGAGCTGCAAAAGCGCGTCAACGATTGGGTAAAAGCGCTGCTGAAACTGGCGCGCGTGGTCACGGTATTTGCCACGCTGTTGCTGCTGCTCAACGCCTGGAATCTGTTTGATCTCTGGCACTGGCTCACTCTCGGTACCGGACAGAAAATGGTGGATATCCTGATTCGTATCGTGATGATTGTGCTGCTGTCGGCAATCGGCTGGACGCTGCTGGCGAGTTTAATCGAAAGCCGCCTCGCCTCGGATTCGCACGGCCGCCCAATGCCAAGCGCACGCACCCGCACGCTGCTGACACTGTTCCGTAACGCGCTGGCGGTGGTGATCAGCACCATCACCATTATGATTTTGCTGTCGGAAGTCGGTGTGAATATCGCGCCGCTGCTGGCCGGTGCCGGTGCGCTTGGTCTGGCGGTGTCGTTCGGTTCGCAAACGCTGGTGAAGGACATCATCACCGGCATCTTTATCCAGTTTGAGAACGGCATGAACACCGGTGATTTAGTCACCATTGGCCCAATCACCGGCACGGTGGAGCGTATGTCGATTCGTTCGGTGGGCGTGCGTCAGGATACCGGCGCGTATCACATTGTTCCGTGGTCATCGATCACCACCTTCGCCAACTTTGTGCGCGGCATCGGATCGTTTGTGGCCAACTATGATGTCGCTCGCAGTGAAGATACCGAACGTGTTAACCAAACGCTGCAGAGCGCAGTGAAAGAGCTGCTGGAGAACCCGGAAATTCGCGGCATGGTGATTGGCGAGCCGAGTTTTGCCGGATTAGTGGGATTAACCAACCATTCCTTTACCGTGCGCGTGTCATTCACCACCCAGCCGCTGAAGCAGTGGACGGTACGTTTTGCGCTGGATGATAAGGTGAAGAAGCATTTTGATGCGGCCGGCATTAAAGCGCCACATCAAACGGTAGAAGTTATGCAAACCGGCAGCGATATTGCCTCCGCTGCCAGCTTACCGGCGTTGCCACCGGCGCAATAA
- the glnQ gene encoding glutamine ABC transporter ATP-binding protein GlnQ: MIEFKNVSKNFGQTQVLHDINLKINQGEVVVIIGPSGSGKSTLLRCINKLEEITTGDLIVDGMKVNDPKVDERLIRQEAGMVFQQFHLFPQMSALDNVAFGPIRVRGAKKEEAHKLARELLGKVGLAERAHHFPSELSGGQQQRVAIARALAVKPKMMLFDEPTSALDPELRHEVLKVMQDLAEEGMTMVIVTHEVGFAQKVASRLIFIDKGTIAEDGNPDDLITNPPSDRLREFLQHVS; encoded by the coding sequence GTGATTGAATTTAAAAACGTCTCGAAGAATTTCGGCCAGACTCAGGTTCTGCACGACATCAACCTGAAGATTAATCAAGGCGAAGTGGTGGTGATTATTGGGCCGTCCGGTTCCGGTAAATCCACGCTGCTGCGCTGCATCAACAAGCTGGAAGAGATCACCACCGGCGATCTGATTGTCGATGGCATGAAGGTCAACGATCCGAAAGTGGATGAGCGCCTGATTCGTCAGGAAGCGGGCATGGTGTTCCAGCAGTTCCATCTGTTCCCACAGATGAGCGCGCTGGATAACGTCGCCTTTGGCCCGATTCGCGTACGCGGTGCGAAGAAAGAGGAAGCGCATAAACTGGCGCGTGAGCTACTGGGTAAAGTTGGCCTCGCCGAGCGTGCACACCACTTCCCGTCTGAGCTTTCTGGCGGTCAGCAACAGCGCGTGGCGATTGCCCGTGCGCTGGCAGTGAAGCCGAAGATGATGTTGTTTGATGAGCCAACCTCAGCGCTGGATCCCGAGCTGCGTCACGAAGTATTGAAAGTGATGCAGGATCTGGCGGAAGAAGGCATGACGATGGTCATCGTGACGCACGAAGTCGGATTCGCTCAGAAAGTGGCTTCGCGTCTGATCTTTATCGATAAAGGCACCATTGCAGAAGATGGCAACCCGGACGATTTGATCACCAACCCGCCAAGCGATCGTCTGCGCGAATTCCTGCAGCACGTCTCCTAA
- the glnP gene encoding glutamine ABC transporter permease GlnP: MEFDWSVIWPALPILIDGAKMTLLISVLGLVGGLIIGLVAGFARAYGGWITNNIALVFIELIRGTPIVVQVMFIYFALPMAFPDLRIDPFSAAVVTIMINSGAYIAEITRGAVLSINKGFREAGLALGLSRRETLRYVIMPLALRRMLPPLGNQWIVSIKDTSLFIVIGVAELTRQGQEIIAGNFRALEIWSAVAIIYLVITLVLSFVLRRIEKRMKIL, encoded by the coding sequence ATGGAGTTTGACTGGAGCGTCATTTGGCCTGCCCTGCCGATTTTAATCGACGGTGCCAAAATGACCCTGCTGATCTCGGTCCTCGGCCTGGTCGGCGGTTTAATTATCGGTTTAGTCGCCGGTTTTGCCCGCGCGTACGGCGGCTGGATCACCAACAACATCGCGTTAGTGTTTATCGAACTGATTCGCGGTACGCCAATCGTAGTTCAGGTGATGTTTATCTACTTCGCCCTGCCGATGGCTTTTCCGGATCTGCGTATCGATCCGTTTAGCGCGGCGGTGGTCACTATCATGATTAACTCCGGCGCCTACATCGCAGAAATCACGCGCGGTGCGGTGCTGTCGATCAACAAAGGCTTCCGTGAAGCGGGTCTGGCGCTGGGTCTGTCGCGCCGCGAAACCCTGCGTTACGTGATCATGCCGCTGGCATTGCGCCGTATGCTGCCACCGTTGGGTAACCAGTGGATTGTAAGCATCAAAGATACGTCGCTGTTTATCGTAATTGGCGTGGCCGAACTGACGCGTCAGGGGCAGGAGATCATTGCCGGTAACTTCCGCGCGCTGGAGATCTGGAGCGCCGTTGCCATTATCTATTTGGTTATTACGTTGGTGTTGAGCTTTGTGCTGCGCCGTATTGAGAAAAGGATGAAAATTCTGTGA
- the glnH gene encoding glutamine ABC transporter substrate-binding protein GlnH, whose protein sequence is MKSLIKVSVAALALAFSLSSTAADKKLIVATDTAFVPFEFKQGDKYVGFDIDLWDAIAKELKLDYAFKPMDFSGIIPALQTKNIDLALAGITITEERKKAIEFSDGYYKSGLLVMVRENEKDVKSIDDLNGKVVAVKSGTGSVDYAKAHIKSKDLRQFPNIDNAYMELGTNRADAVLHDTPNILYFINTAGKGRFKAVGESIEAQQYGIAFPKGSDDLREKVNGALKTLRDNGTYNTIYKKWFGTEPK, encoded by the coding sequence ATGAAGTCATTGATTAAAGTCTCCGTGGCCGCGTTAGCGCTGGCCTTCTCGCTTTCTTCCACCGCAGCAGACAAAAAACTGATCGTCGCGACCGACACCGCATTCGTTCCCTTCGAGTTCAAACAAGGCGATAAATACGTCGGTTTTGATATCGATCTGTGGGATGCCATCGCGAAAGAACTGAAACTCGATTACGCCTTCAAGCCAATGGATTTCAGCGGCATCATCCCTGCGCTGCAAACCAAAAACATTGACCTGGCGCTGGCGGGTATCACCATCACCGAAGAACGTAAAAAAGCCATTGAGTTCTCTGACGGCTACTACAAAAGCGGCCTGCTGGTGATGGTGCGCGAGAACGAAAAAGACGTGAAGAGCATCGACGATCTGAACGGCAAAGTGGTGGCGGTGAAGAGCGGTACCGGTTCGGTGGATTACGCGAAAGCGCACATCAAATCGAAAGATCTGCGTCAATTCCCGAACATCGATAACGCTTACATGGAGTTAGGCACTAATCGTGCTGACGCTGTGCTGCACGATACCCCGAACATCCTGTACTTCATCAACACCGCCGGTAAAGGCCGCTTCAAAGCGGTTGGCGAGTCGATTGAAGCACAGCAGTATGGCATCGCGTTCCCGAAAGGCAGCGACGATCTGCGTGAAAAAGTGAACGGCGCACTGAAAACCCTGCGCGACAACGGCACTTACAACACCATCTATAAAAAATGGTTCGGTACTGAACCAAAATAA